The genomic window CGACGAAAAGGTGATCGGCTGGGTTGCCGCAGCCCCGATTTCAACCCGAAGCGTCTTTCACGGAGTGGTGGAAGATTCCATTTATATTCATCCCGATGCCCGCGGCCGTGGTGTCGCAGGTGCCTTGGTGGATCAACTCATCGAAGTGTGCATCAAACTCAACAAGTGGGCCATTCATTCGTGGATCTTTCCCGAAAACGTTGGCTCCGCGAAGCTGCACGAATCACGCGGTTTTGAAAAAGTGGGCACGCTACGCCACCTAGCAAAAATGACCTACGGGGAATATAAAGGTCAGTGGCGCGACACCGACATTTGGGAAAAGCTATTGCCGAAGCCGGAAATCGACGATGAAACAGCGGCTGCGCTGCATGATTAAACGCAGCGCGCACGAGCACTCGGACCCAGTCCGGGTGCTTTTGTGCTTTCAGGCACCCCCAGCCGCAGGAGTGGCACCTCGGGCAGGGCAATATTCGTAGGTGAGCAACTCGCCTTTTTCCACCAACTTGGCTCCCACGGCCTCGGCAACTTTCTGCGATGCCACGTTGGCGGGAGCTATTTCAATGATGAGGCAAGCAATGCCTTGGTTCCACGCCCACTGCGCCGCTGCTTCCAACGCCGCGCGCATGAGACCTTTCCCGCGCGCCCACGGTGCAAGGTTGTACCCCACCGAATAGCCCCTGGGATCCTCGCGGACCTCAATGTTTCCGCAGTAACGGTCATTTGCCATGATTGCCCATCGCAGAGCATCTCCACGCAAAAACTCAAAGGCCATGTTCAAGGTGTAATTTTTGGGCACAGTGGTGAATTCCTGGGTGGCGGGATCCATGCAAGAACGCTGTAGATCAACGGCGATGTCATCGAGGTTTTCGCTCTGCGCAAGGTTTGACCATGGCATCAAGGTGGCGCCGGGAATTTCAAGTGTTTCTACCTGCATGGAGACTTCCTTGTTGAAGGTGAGGGCGAGACAGCACCTCAGGATAAAGCGATCCCCCGCGAGGCGCTGCCTCGCGGGGGATGCCTCGAACAGGGGGCTTATTTATCGCGATCCGTGTTGGCCATTGCCAGCACGTCGAGGCGCTTGTCCAGCTCGTCCTCGGTGAGCTTATCGCCGTCGACGAAGCCCATGTCAATGACGGTCTGGCGGATGGTCTTGCCTTCCTTCAGAGCGGTCTTGGCAACCTTCGCTGCGTTCTCGTAACCGATAGCGGAGTTCAGCGGGGTCACGATGGAGGGCGAAGACTCAGCCAGCGTCTTCATGCGCTCCTCATTAGGCTCGATGCCATCGACGAGGCGCTCTGCGAACACGCGGGCGGTATTAGCCAGCAGGCGAGAGGACTCGAGCACGTTTCGGGCCATCATCGGGATGAACACGTTGAGCTCGAAAGCGCCCTGGGCGCCACCGAAGGCGACTGCGGCGTCGTTGCCAACCACCTGAGCGGCAACCTGCGTTGCGGTTTCGCACAGCACAGGATTGACCTTGCCGGGCATGATGGAAGAACCCGGCTGCAAATCGGGAAGGTGGATCTCGCCGAGGCCGGTGAGTGGGCCGGAGCCCATCCAGCGGATGTCGTTGGCGATCTTGGTCAGCGACACAGCAATGGTGCGCATTGCACCGGAGAACTCAACCAGACCGTCGCGGTTCGCCTGAGCCTCGAAGTGGTTGACGCATTCGCGTAGTTCTTCTACGCCGGTGAGCTTCTTCAGCTCGGCGGTGACCTTCTCGCCGAAGTCTGCGGGGGTGTTCAGGCCGGTACCAACGGCGGTGCCGCCGATGGGGAGCTCACCCAGGCGGGGGAGTGTGGCCTCGACTCGTTCAATGCCCGCCTGAATCTGGCGAGCGTAGCCGGAGAACTCCTGGCCGAGGGTGACGGGCACGGCGTCCATGAGGTGGGTGCGACCGGACTTCACCACGGTCTCCCACTCTTTGGCCTTCTTTGCCAAGGACTCCTGCAGCACCTTCAGACCGGGGATAAGGTCCTTGACGGCAGCCTCGGTAGCTGCGACGTGAGTGGCGGTGGGGAAGGTGTCGTTGGAGGACTGTCCCATGTTTACGTGGTCATTGGGGTGAACCT from Corynebacterium gerontici includes these protein-coding regions:
- a CDS encoding GNAT family N-acetyltransferase, with the translated sequence MPDKDFVIRPLRRADFGQVQQIYLLGLETGNASYEVEAPSWERFSKAKIPESLYVAVEADNDEKVIGWVAAAPISTRSVFHGVVEDSIYIHPDARGRGVAGALVDQLIEVCIKLNKWAIHSWIFPENVGSAKLHESRGFEKVGTLRHLAKMTYGEYKGQWRDTDIWEKLLPKPEIDDETAAALHD
- a CDS encoding GNAT family N-acetyltransferase, coding for MQVETLEIPGATLMPWSNLAQSENLDDIAVDLQRSCMDPATQEFTTVPKNYTLNMAFEFLRGDALRWAIMANDRYCGNIEVREDPRGYSVGYNLAPWARGKGLMRAALEAAAQWAWNQGIACLIIEIAPANVASQKVAEAVGAKLVEKGELLTYEYCPARGATPAAGGA
- a CDS encoding class II fumarate hydratase, whose amino-acid sequence is MAEQQYRIEHDTMGEVKVPVDALWRAQTQRAVENFPISGRGLESAQIRAMGLLKAACAQVNKDRGLLDAEQADAIIAAAKEIADGKHDAEFPIDVFQTGSGTSSNMNTNEVIASIAAKNGVEVHPNDHVNMGQSSNDTFPTATHVAATEAAVKDLIPGLKVLQESLAKKAKEWETVVKSGRTHLMDAVPVTLGQEFSGYARQIQAGIERVEATLPRLGELPIGGTAVGTGLNTPADFGEKVTAELKKLTGVEELRECVNHFEAQANRDGLVEFSGAMRTIAVSLTKIANDIRWMGSGPLTGLGEIHLPDLQPGSSIMPGKVNPVLCETATQVAAQVVGNDAAVAFGGAQGAFELNVFIPMMARNVLESSRLLANTARVFAERLVDGIEPNEERMKTLAESSPSIVTPLNSAIGYENAAKVAKTALKEGKTIRQTVIDMGFVDGDKLTEDELDKRLDVLAMANTDRDK